The Niastella koreensis GR20-10 genome includes a window with the following:
- a CDS encoding YncE family protein has product MKTCQVIANLFLCYICCAFERPPVTRLANDIFTGGDHILNNTDTTRRTPGDTLSVLPSKAYTRLMFQKTEHIKAAPGTKSVLFNKTGQKLYAMNLEGMSIYEFNQATRQIAREFKFIPTAGIGWDYDSNKPIHSYEEKPVEACLSHDDKFLWVSLHNAASIVPIPTEPVFNWTVDTSDIKIKQKKIYIEYTGSANKDSIRVPVIATGNTPKVIARTADSKNILVSNWHSHTVSVLATDTANFPYAKIVSTVPVSAIPRGIVVDEERKKSYVAIMGGASITVINNESWTKESEIPVASNPRHIVLGDSGRLLVSYNKLGRVACIDPVAGKTLFSAPTHAQPRTIALSKNHRFLFVTCYSSDKVEVFKVNDNSFTRIASLNCAGHPVGVDLFEDDNKLEAWVCSYHNGTINIFSFGKK; this is encoded by the coding sequence ATGAAAACATGTCAGGTTATTGCAAACCTATTTCTATGTTATATCTGTTGTGCATTCGAGAGACCTCCTGTTACCCGCTTAGCCAATGACATTTTTACCGGCGGCGATCATATTTTAAACAATACTGATACGACCCGGCGCACCCCCGGTGATACCCTTTCGGTGCTTCCCTCGAAGGCCTATACCAGGTTGATGTTTCAAAAAACCGAACATATAAAAGCGGCTCCCGGCACCAAATCAGTTTTATTTAATAAAACGGGCCAAAAACTGTATGCCATGAACCTGGAAGGCATGAGCATTTATGAATTTAACCAGGCCACCAGACAAATAGCACGGGAATTTAAATTTATTCCAACAGCAGGTATTGGTTGGGATTATGACTCTAACAAACCCATCCATAGCTATGAAGAAAAACCGGTAGAAGCCTGCCTGAGCCACGACGACAAATTTCTTTGGGTTTCCCTGCACAACGCTGCCAGTATTGTACCCATCCCTACCGAGCCTGTCTTTAACTGGACGGTGGACACCAGTGATATCAAAATAAAGCAAAAGAAGATCTATATAGAGTATACAGGTTCTGCCAACAAAGATTCTATCCGGGTACCGGTTATTGCAACAGGTAATACCCCCAAAGTAATTGCCCGTACAGCAGACAGTAAGAATATCCTGGTAAGCAACTGGCATTCTCACACGGTGAGCGTACTGGCTACAGATACTGCCAATTTCCCTTATGCGAAAATAGTGAGCACCGTTCCGGTGTCTGCCATTCCCAGAGGCATAGTGGTAGATGAAGAACGAAAGAAATCGTATGTAGCAATTATGGGCGGCGCCAGCATTACGGTTATCAATAACGAAAGCTGGACAAAAGAATCGGAGATCCCCGTAGCCTCCAACCCACGTCACATCGTATTGGGTGACAGCGGGCGGTTATTGGTATCTTACAACAAACTGGGGCGCGTGGCCTGTATTGACCCTGTAGCAGGTAAAACATTATTCTCAGCGCCTACCCATGCGCAACCACGCACCATTGCGCTTTCTAAAAATCACCGGTTTTTATTTGTAACCTGTTATAGCAGCGATAAGGTAGAAGTATTTAAGGTAAACGATAACAGTTTCACCCGCATTGCTTCCCTTAATTGTGCAGGCCACCCCGTAGGGGTGGATCTTTTTGAAGATGATAATAAACTGGAAGCCTGGGTTTGCAGTTATCACAACGGCACGATCAATATCTTTTCGTTTGGGAAGAAATGA
- a CDS encoding nitroreductase: MSNILAPSVAIDVLKVIYERRAVRRYKDKPVDRALIEQVLDAGRMAPSALNNQPWHFYILTDRQMIDRFSKEITRTALKGVMKSGVLKLTKAAAGLLHFITHPDWEKLKDPVFHGAPAVIFLTAPVNYEWAALDIGMCAQNIMLAAKALGLDTCPVGFGKFVAQTKDYPLLHIPAEEEVLLSIIIGYGNETPEVHEHKTGNMFFVQ, encoded by the coding sequence ATGAGTAATATATTAGCTCCTTCGGTTGCTATAGATGTTTTAAAGGTGATTTATGAGAGACGTGCAGTTCGAAGGTATAAGGACAAACCGGTTGACCGGGCGCTGATTGAACAGGTCCTTGACGCCGGACGAATGGCGCCCTCTGCCTTGAATAATCAGCCCTGGCACTTTTATATCTTAACAGACAGGCAAATGATAGACAGGTTCTCAAAAGAGATAACGCGTACGGCATTGAAGGGTGTTATGAAGTCAGGCGTACTGAAACTTACCAAAGCCGCAGCCGGTCTGTTACATTTTATTACGCATCCGGATTGGGAGAAGCTGAAAGATCCGGTATTTCACGGCGCGCCGGCTGTCATATTTCTCACTGCCCCGGTAAATTATGAATGGGCTGCTTTGGATATCGGAATGTGTGCCCAGAATATTATGCTGGCGGCAAAAGCGCTTGGTTTAGACACCTGCCCGGTTGGTTTCGGCAAATTTGTTGCTCAAACAAAAGACTACCCCCTGCTTCACATTCCGGCTGAAGAGGAGGTATTGCTTTCAATTATTATAGGCTATGGCAATGAAACACCGGAAGTGCATGAGCATAAAACGGGAAATATGTTTTTCGTTCAATGA
- a CDS encoding BON domain-containing protein, with product MKSDIQIQQDVMDQLKWEPDLSAAEIGVAVRNGIVTLSGMVDTYSKKIAAEDAAKKIAGVKAVAEDIQVGMSPSFRKTDTEIADAVLFALKWNTSIPDQKIRVKVEDGVVSLEGEMEWEYQRTEAKRAVEKLTGVRKVNNFIIIKPSVKPANIKDNITAALVRSATIDSDRITVQTDGGRVTLRGRVRSIAEREDAENAAWAAPGVTSVENDLVVEEESFAF from the coding sequence ATGAAATCAGATATTCAGATCCAACAGGATGTAATGGATCAATTAAAATGGGAGCCTGATCTGAGTGCTGCTGAAATTGGCGTTGCAGTCAGAAACGGTATTGTTACGTTGTCGGGTATGGTAGATACTTATTCAAAGAAGATCGCAGCCGAAGACGCTGCAAAGAAAATAGCAGGAGTTAAAGCGGTAGCGGAAGACATCCAGGTAGGTATGTCGCCCAGCTTTCGAAAAACGGATACAGAAATTGCCGATGCAGTGCTGTTTGCATTGAAATGGAATACAAGTATCCCCGATCAGAAAATAAGAGTAAAGGTGGAAGATGGCGTTGTTTCACTGGAAGGCGAGATGGAGTGGGAGTATCAGCGAACAGAAGCAAAACGGGCTGTTGAAAAACTGACCGGTGTACGCAAGGTTAATAATTTTATTATCATCAAGCCCTCTGTGAAGCCGGCTAATATCAAAGACAATATCACTGCCGCATTGGTAAGGTCTGCCACTATCGATTCAGACAGGATCACCGTTCAAACGGATGGGGGCAGGGTTACGCTGCGCGGGAGGGTCCGTTCAATTGCAGAAAGGGAAGATGCTGAAAATGCTGCCTGGGCGGCGCCCGGTGTTACCAGCGTTGAGAACGATCTTGTAGTGGAAGAAGAATCATTTGCTTTTTAG
- a CDS encoding nuclear transport factor 2 family protein yields the protein MKSTFFTEEPVTSALGVLSEKVLQRHLRSFDRNDLETLMMDYTDQSVLITHDATYAGINEIRAFFVGLMNHFPKGHSTFELVKRVIRDELIFIVWHGTTPSLEVSMGTDTFIIKDGKIHQQTFAGQMKFLN from the coding sequence ATGAAAAGTACATTCTTTACTGAAGAGCCGGTTACTTCCGCTTTGGGCGTATTGTCCGAAAAAGTGCTGCAACGCCACTTACGTTCTTTTGACCGCAACGACCTGGAAACACTGATGATGGATTATACAGATCAATCGGTACTGATAACGCATGATGCCACTTACGCAGGCATTAATGAAATAAGGGCCTTCTTTGTGGGATTAATGAATCATTTTCCCAAAGGGCACTCCACTTTCGAGCTGGTTAAACGGGTGATCAGGGACGAACTGATATTTATCGTTTGGCATGGAACAACACCCAGCCTGGAAGTTTCGATGGGTACAGATACATTTATAATAAAAGATGGCAAGATCCATCAACAGACCTTTGCAGGCCAAATGAAATTCCTCAACTAA
- a CDS encoding S1C family serine protease: MILAPRSSDQIQGLPAITIGNSDSLHLGQWVLAVGYPLNLNVTVTHGIVSAKSRDIGVNQAATSPVDAFIQTDAAVNPGSSGGALVNTNGELVGISAAIISPTGAYAGYAYAITSNLMKKVVVDIIQFGSVQRGYLGINMAPPDLDSTRKKALGINDDIAAVWVLDVDPYGAAAQSGIQKGDGLIRINGIPVSTNSEASELIARQKPGDTISVTYLRGRAENTARVVLKKK; this comes from the coding sequence ATGATCCTGGCGCCCCGTTCTTCTGACCAAATTCAGGGCCTGCCTGCCATAACAATCGGCAATTCAGACAGCCTGCATTTGGGGCAGTGGGTACTTGCTGTTGGCTATCCGTTGAATCTCAATGTTACTGTTACCCATGGCATCGTAAGCGCTAAAAGCAGGGATATTGGTGTTAATCAGGCTGCTACTTCGCCGGTTGACGCATTCATCCAAACCGACGCAGCCGTTAATCCGGGCAGCAGCGGCGGCGCCCTGGTAAATACCAATGGTGAACTGGTGGGCATCAGCGCGGCCATTATTTCACCAACCGGCGCCTACGCGGGCTACGCGTATGCCATCACCTCGAATCTTATGAAAAAGGTGGTGGTCGATATTATACAATTTGGCTCGGTACAACGGGGTTACCTGGGTATTAATATGGCCCCTCCCGACCTCGACAGCACCAGGAAGAAAGCATTGGGAATAAATGACGACATTGCTGCGGTTTGGGTGTTGGATGTAGACCCATACGGAGCAGCAGCCCAGTCCGGCATTCAAAAAGGCGATGGGCTCATCAGGATCAATGGAATTCCTGTTAGCACCAATTCGGAAGCCAGTGAACTGATCGCCCGGCAAAAGCCGGGAGATACCATTAGTGTAACTTACCTGCGCGGAAGAGCAGAGAACACCGCCCGTGTTGTTCTGAAGAAAAAGTAG
- a CDS encoding efflux RND transporter permease subunit — MIANTFIKRPVTAIVISIVIVMTGLLAMDGLPIAQYPNITPPVVQVTGAFTGADAQTVEQTTTTAVETQINGTPGMAFLQSNSTSDGRTTMNVTFEVGTNVDIAALDVQNRVSVATPALPDDVKRLGLTVRKRNPSILMLVAMFSPKGTHAVPFLDNFTNIYVKDALLRVKGVGDVFTRADDFSMRVWLHSDKLAQLGITANEVIAALTEQNLQVAAGSVGAPPQRSVQAFEYTVFTNSRLTTADQFKKIIVRSNPQNGSIVYLQDVARVELGKFNYSNNSFVDGLRASYLLVYQAPGSNALETAQGVYDVMDRLKKSFPTDVDYVIPFEAVSVVEVSIHEVVHTLLEALALVVLVVFLFLQNWRATLIPVLAIPVSIIGTFIFFIPLGFTINTLTLFGFVLAIGIVVDDAIVVVEAVQHYMEEQKMSAKDATSAAMGDISGPVVAIALILASVFIPVGFIPGIVGRLYQQFAITIAISVLISAFIALSLTPALCTLLLKPSHISKEAKGLNKFFFKFNAWFTRTTNSYGQGVHTFIKGSRYVMILLVCILVGTYLLFKTKPTGFIPTEDEGRVYITYELPEASSTGRSIEVLNTIQNTLKSMPAVAHYAALGGLNVVTFSTKSNAGTVFTQLKPWDDRKDKQLQINGVIAEIQKKLSSIKNANIVVIPPPPIPGLGQTAGFTFELQQRESTDDLKTFEKVVQNFVVEANKRPEINRAFSFFTARTPGYQVNVDREQCKKLGISIADVYNTMQTFMGSRYVNDFNIYGRNFRVVAQADTTFRGDISELQRYYVRNTAGSMIPLSAVTSYTSTESAPLIQHYNLFRSAEINGGSKEGYSSGDALTALREVADKVLPTGYGYEFSGLSREEVNSGSKTVYIFALSLAFVFLFLAALYESWSVPFSVLLAVPIGAFGAILTLTFIPTLSNNVYAQVGLITLIGLAAKNAILIVEFAKERVDRGQELVASTLEAVKLRLRPILMTSLAFILGVLPLAFASGAGANARMTIGWTVFGGMISATALSIFIVPVLFVVITRLSYGKAKLEELRKKERKLGE; from the coding sequence ATGATCGCTAATACATTTATAAAACGACCGGTAACCGCTATAGTGATCTCCATTGTGATCGTAATGACAGGCTTACTGGCGATGGATGGTTTACCCATAGCGCAGTATCCTAACATTACGCCGCCTGTCGTTCAGGTAACCGGGGCCTTTACCGGCGCCGACGCCCAAACGGTGGAACAAACCACCACCACGGCTGTTGAAACGCAGATAAACGGTACGCCCGGCATGGCCTTTTTGCAAAGCAACAGCACCAGCGATGGCCGTACCACCATGAACGTAACTTTTGAAGTAGGTACTAACGTTGACATTGCTGCGCTGGATGTACAAAACCGGGTAAGTGTGGCTACACCTGCTTTGCCCGACGATGTGAAACGCCTTGGCCTTACCGTTCGTAAGCGTAACCCCAGTATCCTGATGCTGGTGGCCATGTTCTCACCAAAGGGAACACACGCGGTACCCTTCCTGGACAACTTTACCAATATATATGTAAAGGACGCCCTGTTGCGCGTAAAAGGCGTGGGCGACGTATTTACCCGGGCCGATGATTTCAGTATGCGCGTATGGCTGCATTCCGATAAACTGGCGCAATTAGGCATAACGGCCAATGAGGTAATTGCCGCCCTCACAGAACAGAACCTGCAGGTAGCTGCCGGTTCAGTAGGCGCCCCGCCACAACGTTCGGTGCAGGCGTTTGAATACACCGTGTTTACCAACAGCCGGCTTACTACGGCCGATCAGTTTAAAAAGATCATTGTACGCAGCAATCCGCAGAACGGTTCTATTGTTTACCTGCAGGATGTGGCCAGGGTTGAACTGGGTAAATTCAATTATTCAAACAATTCTTTTGTAGATGGGTTGAGAGCATCTTACCTGCTGGTTTACCAGGCCCCCGGCAGTAACGCCCTGGAAACTGCACAAGGTGTATATGATGTAATGGACCGGCTGAAAAAATCATTTCCCACCGATGTCGATTATGTGATCCCCTTTGAAGCTGTTTCGGTGGTAGAGGTTTCTATCCATGAAGTGGTGCATACGCTGCTGGAAGCATTGGCGCTGGTAGTACTGGTGGTATTCCTGTTCCTGCAAAACTGGCGGGCTACGCTGATCCCGGTACTCGCCATCCCGGTGAGTATCATCGGTACCTTTATATTTTTTATTCCGCTTGGCTTTACCATCAATACCCTTACGCTGTTTGGTTTTGTGCTGGCCATCGGGATAGTGGTAGATGATGCCATTGTGGTGGTGGAGGCGGTACAGCATTATATGGAAGAACAAAAAATGTCGGCCAAAGATGCTACATCGGCCGCCATGGGCGATATCTCAGGCCCGGTGGTGGCTATTGCGCTTATCCTGGCTTCCGTGTTTATTCCTGTTGGTTTCATTCCCGGTATCGTGGGCAGGTTGTACCAGCAATTTGCCATTACTATTGCCATCTCGGTATTGATCTCGGCATTTATTGCGTTATCGCTCACGCCGGCTTTATGTACCCTGTTATTAAAGCCCAGCCATATCAGCAAAGAGGCAAAGGGGCTTAATAAGTTCTTCTTTAAATTTAACGCCTGGTTTACCCGAACAACTAATTCCTATGGCCAGGGTGTACATACATTTATCAAAGGCTCACGCTATGTGATGATCCTGTTGGTGTGTATACTGGTGGGCACTTATTTGTTGTTTAAAACCAAACCCACCGGTTTTATTCCTACCGAAGATGAAGGCCGCGTATACATCACGTACGAACTGCCCGAAGCCTCTTCAACCGGCCGCAGTATTGAAGTGTTGAATACCATACAAAACACATTGAAAAGTATGCCGGCCGTGGCGCACTATGCAGCCCTGGGCGGGTTGAACGTGGTTACCTTCTCTACCAAATCGAACGCCGGCACAGTGTTCACCCAGTTAAAACCCTGGGACGACAGAAAAGATAAACAGTTACAGATAAACGGCGTGATCGCTGAAATACAGAAGAAATTATCTTCCATTAAAAACGCCAACATAGTAGTGATCCCGCCGCCGCCTATTCCGGGGTTAGGACAAACCGCCGGTTTTACTTTTGAATTACAACAACGCGAAAGCACGGACGACCTGAAGACCTTTGAAAAGGTAGTGCAGAATTTTGTGGTGGAAGCCAATAAGCGGCCGGAGATCAACCGCGCCTTCTCCTTCTTCACCGCCCGTACGCCGGGTTACCAGGTGAATGTGGACCGCGAACAATGTAAAAAGCTTGGGATTTCTATTGCAGATGTGTACAACACCATGCAAACATTTATGGGCAGCCGGTATGTGAATGACTTTAATATTTATGGTAGAAACTTTCGCGTGGTGGCCCAGGCAGATACTACCTTCCGGGGCGATATCAGCGAACTGCAACGATATTATGTTCGTAATACTGCCGGCAGTATGATCCCGCTGAGTGCAGTTACTTCTTACACCTCCACCGAAAGCGCACCGCTTATTCAGCACTATAACCTGTTCCGGTCTGCCGAAATAAACGGGGGCTCAAAGGAAGGTTACAGTAGTGGTGACGCGCTTACTGCCTTGCGCGAGGTGGCCGATAAAGTATTACCTACCGGTTATGGATATGAATTTTCGGGGTTAAGCCGGGAGGAAGTAAACTCCGGTTCAAAAACCGTGTACATCTTCGCGCTGTCCCTGGCATTTGTATTCCTGTTCCTGGCGGCTTTGTATGAAAGCTGGTCGGTGCCCTTCTCGGTGCTGCTGGCGGTACCTATTGGCGCTTTTGGCGCAATACTAACGCTTACCTTCATTCCGACACTCTCCAACAACGTATATGCGCAGGTAGGGTTGATCACCCTCATCGGGTTGGCGGCCAAGAACGCGATCCTGATCGTGGAATTTGCCAAGGAGCGCGTGGACCGCGGGCAGGAACTGGTTGCCTCAACACTGGAAGCCGTTAAACTGCGTTTACGGCCCATTTTGATGACTTCCCTTGCCTTTATACTGGGAGTGCTGCCACTGGCCTTTGCCAGCGGCGCAGGCGCCAATGCCCGTATGACCATTGGCTGGACGGTTTTCGGCGGCATGATCTCCGCAACTGCCTTATCAATTTTTATTGTGCCGGTGTTGTTCGTTGTCATTACCAGGTTATCATATGGCAAGGCAAAGCTGGAGGAGCTGCGAAAGAAGGAACGGAAATTAGGGGAGTAG
- a CDS encoding efflux RND transporter periplasmic adaptor subunit: MNKQLSWAIIFTGAGCFLWSCKDDKGKNQQAAPPPVPVNVYTVTKGNATYYDQYPATVTPLNQVDLRPQVNGYLTGIFFKDGSQVRKGQKLYEIDRQQYVANYQQAEANLQVQETNLVKAQKDADRYHELEKHDAIAKQQVDYADAALAAAQKQVAAAKANVESVGTGLRYTTIYAPFDGTIGISQAKLGTSVSAGQTLLNTISSDDPMAVDVAIDQKDLYRFERLKKKGGTVKDSTFKLILPGQETYPFPGQIYLIDRAVDPQTGTIKARLVFSNKESDLKAGMTANVQILNDAKAEKLMIPQKAIIEQMGEYFVYTTDGKAAHQKKVSLGARIGDQVVINDGLNEGEQVITDGTQKLKEGSPVQIGQPKPAGAPTAAK; the protein is encoded by the coding sequence ATGAACAAACAGCTTTCATGGGCAATTATTTTTACCGGCGCCGGTTGTTTCCTGTGGTCGTGTAAAGATGATAAAGGCAAAAACCAACAAGCGGCCCCACCGCCCGTTCCCGTAAATGTATATACTGTAACAAAAGGCAATGCAACTTATTACGATCAATACCCGGCTACGGTAACGCCGTTGAACCAGGTTGATCTGCGGCCGCAGGTAAACGGGTATTTGACCGGTATCTTTTTTAAAGATGGGAGCCAGGTAAGAAAAGGACAAAAGTTGTATGAAATAGACCGGCAGCAATACGTGGCCAATTACCAGCAGGCAGAGGCCAATTTGCAGGTGCAGGAAACCAACCTGGTGAAAGCCCAGAAGGATGCCGACCGCTACCATGAACTGGAAAAGCATGACGCCATTGCCAAACAGCAGGTAGATTATGCCGATGCCGCCCTGGCAGCCGCGCAAAAACAGGTAGCCGCGGCCAAAGCCAATGTTGAAAGTGTGGGCACCGGTTTGCGCTATACCACCATTTATGCGCCCTTTGATGGCACCATTGGTATTTCACAGGCAAAACTGGGCACCTCCGTTTCTGCCGGACAAACCCTGTTGAATACCATTTCTTCAGACGATCCCATGGCTGTTGATGTGGCCATCGATCAAAAAGACCTGTATCGTTTTGAGCGATTGAAAAAGAAAGGCGGCACAGTGAAAGATTCCACCTTCAAGCTGATATTACCCGGCCAGGAAACTTATCCCTTTCCCGGGCAGATCTATTTAATTGACCGGGCGGTTGATCCGCAAACCGGCACCATAAAAGCACGGCTGGTTTTTTCCAATAAAGAAAGCGACCTGAAAGCGGGGATGACGGCGAATGTGCAGATATTGAACGATGCCAAAGCAGAAAAATTGATGATCCCCCAAAAAGCCATTATTGAGCAAATGGGGGAATACTTTGTATATACCACCGATGGCAAGGCGGCCCATCAAAAAAAGGTAAGCCTGGGCGCCCGCATCGGCGACCAGGTGGTTATTAACGATGGGCTCAACGAAGGAGAGCAGGTGATAACAGATGGTACGCAAAAGTTAAAAGAAGGATCGCCTGTACAGATCGGACAGCCAAAACCCGCAGGGGCGCCTACGGCAGCGAAGTAA
- a CDS encoding TolC family protein, whose protein sequence is MNGVSTFFLLLILYPSLLYPQATATTDTTLSEATLPNCIRYGLEHQPAIRASKIDEEITETTIKDKLSDWYPQLNLSANYQHYLKMPVSIFPDFNNLNGPKKEVQTGVHNYATPQLALTQTIFNRDVLLASRTARDVRKNARQTTTANKIEVVAAISKAFYDVLLTQEQIQVLDETITRLDRSLKDAYYQYQSGIVDKTDYKRAGISLNNVRAQRKGTQDLLVARYAYLKQQMGYPAEQALQLSFDTTHMEGGIALDTLQKVQYESRIEFQQLQTQQRLLQANVKYNQWSYIPTLSAFGYYNVVYQNDEFSKLFNHSFPNSYVGLGLTWPLFQGGKRMWNIRQANLQLKRNEVEMTDLKNNINAQYAQALATYKNNLSDFYAQKENLDLAGDVYNTLTLQYKSGVKTYLEVIVAETELRATQLNYYNALYQVLSSKIDVEKALGTLSF, encoded by the coding sequence ATGAATGGAGTATCTACTTTCTTTTTGTTATTGATACTGTACCCTTCATTATTGTACCCGCAGGCAACAGCAACAACTGATACTACGCTCAGCGAAGCGACCCTGCCCAATTGTATCCGGTATGGGCTGGAGCACCAACCCGCTATCCGGGCTTCTAAAATTGATGAAGAGATCACAGAAACAACTATTAAAGACAAACTGTCCGATTGGTATCCGCAATTGAATTTGTCGGCTAACTACCAGCATTATCTGAAAATGCCGGTTTCTATTTTTCCTGACTTTAACAACCTGAATGGCCCTAAAAAGGAAGTACAAACAGGCGTGCACAATTACGCAACACCCCAGTTGGCATTGACCCAAACTATTTTTAACCGCGATGTATTGCTGGCAAGCCGTACCGCCCGGGATGTGCGGAAGAATGCCCGGCAAACAACAACGGCCAATAAAATTGAGGTAGTGGCCGCCATCTCAAAAGCTTTTTACGATGTGCTGCTTACCCAGGAACAGATCCAGGTACTGGATGAGACCATTACCCGGCTGGACCGGAGTTTGAAAGATGCCTATTATCAATACCAAAGCGGGATAGTGGATAAAACCGATTATAAAAGGGCCGGCATTTCATTGAACAACGTAAGGGCCCAGCGCAAGGGTACGCAGGACCTGCTGGTTGCGCGTTATGCTTACCTGAAGCAGCAAATGGGGTATCCGGCAGAACAGGCATTGCAGTTATCATTCGATACCACCCATATGGAAGGGGGAATAGCATTAGATACCCTTCAGAAAGTACAGTATGAAAGCCGGATAGAATTCCAGCAATTGCAAACACAGCAAAGACTGCTGCAGGCCAATGTAAAATACAATCAATGGAGTTACATTCCTACGTTGTCGGCTTTTGGTTATTATAATGTGGTTTACCAGAACGATGAATTTTCAAAATTGTTCAATCACTCGTTCCCCAATTCGTACGTTGGTCTGGGGCTAACCTGGCCGCTTTTTCAGGGCGGTAAACGCATGTGGAATATCAGGCAGGCCAACCTGCAGTTAAAACGGAACGAGGTGGAAATGACGGACCTTAAAAATAACATCAACGCCCAATACGCCCAGGCCCTAGCCACCTATAAAAACAACCTCAGTGATTTTTACGCGCAGAAAGAAAATCTCGATCTGGCCGGGGATGTATATAACACACTCACATTGCAGTACAAGTCGGGTGTTAAAACTTACCTGGAAGTTATTGTTGCTGAAACTGAATTGCGTGCCACCCAGTTGAATTATTATAATGCATTATACCAGGTATTATCAAGTAAAATAGATGTTGAAAAAGCACTCGGTACTTTATCATTTTGA